One genomic window of Quercus lobata isolate SW786 chromosome 9, ValleyOak3.0 Primary Assembly, whole genome shotgun sequence includes the following:
- the LOC115959990 gene encoding uncharacterized protein LOC115959990, translating into MASLLSPSVEGEELYLYLAVTPHAVNSALIREEDKVQRPVYYTSKALKGAEGRYPQMEKLAFALITASRKLRHYFQAHVINVMTDHSLKKAMNRLEATGRLIQWAVELSEFDIRYQPRHAIKAQALADFIAEFTPSHNETEDSKRWIVHVDGSSTRHAGGIGVVLQSPEGDKLKHKVRLQYQATNNEVEYEALLKGLELAKSVEAKFICVMGDSQLIMGQGGELEADTIAKEASANESIEKSDEVQYMPSIDVPEVQQVDNRENWMTPIISYLKDERLPEEKDEARKVRVRSARYVLMNEVLYKRGFSQPYLRCLAPDEANYVLREVHEGACGNHSGARSLVHKVVCAGYYWPNMQADAKAYVKVCDQCQRFSNVPRQPSEYLTPMVAPWPFAQWGLDILGRFPLGIRQMKFLVVGIDYFTKWVEAEPLANITQQNVKNFVWKNITRLEEANGVWPDELPGVLWAYRTTVRTPTGETPFKLAYGSDAVIPAEVHMANHRVMMYQDKDNEDQLRLNLDLIDEVRANAEHRAAKYKNLIARQYDAMVKPRHFNIGDLVLRKFETTILLLIMVVLWLWTKL; encoded by the exons ATGGCATCGCTGCTGAGTCCATCGGTGGAGGGAGAGGAATTATATTTATACTTAGCGGTAACCCCGCATGCCGTGAACTCAGCATTGATAAGAGAGGAAGATAAAGTGCAAAGACCTGTGTACTATACAAGCAAGGCATTGAAAGGAGCGGAAGGACGGTATCCACAAATGGAGAAATTAGCCTTCGCATTGATCACCGCTTCTAGGAAGCTgaggcattatttccaagcGCATGTCATTAATGTCATGACAGATCATTCGCTCAAGAAGGCAATGAATAGACTGGAAGCTACAGGACGATTAATCCAGTGGGCTGTGGAGCTCAGTGAGTTTGATATTAGGTATCAACCAAGGCATGCCATAAAagctcaagccctagcagattttATTGCAGAGTTTACCCCAAGTCATAATGAGACAGAAGACAGTAAGAGATGGATCGTCCACGTGGATGGTTCGTCTACACGGCATGCAGGAGGAATTGGTGTGGTCCTGCAATCGCCAGAAGGAGATAAACTGAAACATAAAGTCCGTCTACAGTACCAAGCAACTAACAATGAAGTCGAATATGAAGCCCTCctcaaagggctagaattggctAAGTCTGTGGAAGCCAAGTTCATATGTGTCATGGGGGATTCTCAACTGATCATGGGGCAA ggaggagaacTGGAAGCTGATACTATAGCAAAAGAAGCCTCAGCAAATGAATCAATAGAGAAGTCAGATGAAGTTCAATATATGCCAAGTATAGATGTCCCGGAAGTACAACAGGTGGATAAcagagaaaattggatgacccccATTATATCATACTTGAAAGACGAACGACTaccagaagagaaggacgagGCCAGGAAGGTGAGGGTGAGATCAGCTAGATACGTCCTTATGAATGAAGTgctatacaagagaggtttctctcAGCCTTACCTTAGATGCTTAGCTCCGGACGAAGCAAACTACGTACtgagagaagttcatgaaggggcATGTGGCAATCATTCAGGAGCCAGatcacttgtccacaaggtcgtcTGTGCAGGGTATTActggccgaacatgcaagctgatgctaaagcatacgTTAAGGTCTGCGACCAGTGCCAGCGATTTAGCAACGTCCCTAGGCAACCATCGGAATACCTCACCCCAATGGTGGCACCGTGGcccttcgcacaatggggactggacattTTGGGTCGCTTCCCTTTGGGAATAAGGCAGATGAAGTTTTTAGTGGTGGGtatcgattacttcaccaaatgggtggaagcagaACCGTTGGCAAATATCACACAACAGAATGTGAAAAAtttcgtgtggaagaacatt actcggcttgaggaGGCAAATGGAGTATGGCCAGATGAATTACCAGGAGTTTTATGGGCGTACAGGACCACAGTGAGAACCCCTACAGGGGAGACTCCTTTCAAGTTAGCCTATGGAAGCGATGCAGTCATACCTGCAGAGGTACATATGGCTAATCACAgggtgatgatgtatcaagaCAAGGATAATGAGGACCAGCTTCGTCTGAACCTCGATctaatagacgaggtaaggGCAAACGCAGAACACAGGGCAGCAAAGTACAAGAACCTCATAGCTAGGCAGTATGATGCGATGGTGAAGCCTAGGCATTTCAACATAGGAGATCTCGTCCTGAGAAAG TTTGAAACTACtatcttattacttattatgGTTGTGTTATGGTTATGGACGAAGTTATGA